A stretch of DNA from Candidatus Krumholzibacteriia bacterium:
GTACCATGCCCCGCAACTCCAGCCCGGAGGTGCAAGGCCCGATGACCCCGAGCCCCAAAGGCCCGCCGCGGGGTGAGCGCAAGCGCCAGCTCTCCCCCGCCGCCTACCGCGAACTGCAGCCCGGCGAAACCTTCGAACCCTACATCGCAGCCAACGAGAACATTCCCCAGTTCACCACCCGCGCCGTGCTTCTCGGCATCGTGATGACCCTGGTTTTCTCGGTGGCCGCGACCTACTCGGGTCTCAAGGTCGCCCAGGTGTTCGAGGCGGCGATCCCGATCAGCATCCTTTCCGTGGGCCTCGCCGGGCTCTTCCGCTCGCGCCGCAACACCATCCTGGAAAACGTCATCGTGCAGAGCATCGGCGGCGCCTCGGGTCTCGTGGTGGCGGGATCGATCTTCACCCTGCCGGCGCTGTACATCATGGATGTCGCTCCCGGCACGGGCCCCATGTTGCTCACCATGTTCATCGTCGCCGTGCTCGGGTCGTTGCTCGGCCTCATGTTCCTCATCCCCTTGCGGCGCTACTTCGTGGTCGAGCAGCACGGCAAGCTCCCCTTCCCGGAAGCCACCGCCATCAACGAGGTGTTCGTCACCGGCGAGACCGGCGGCGAACAGGCGCGCACCCTGGTGATGGCCGCCGTCGTCGGCGGCGTCTACGACTTCCTCGCCACCACGGTCCGGGCCTGGTCGGAGCTCATCAACTTCCAGTTCCTGCCGTTCATGCGCAAGCTGGCGGAGACCACCAAGGCCACCTTGGCGGTGGATGGGGTGAGCCTGATCCTGGGCCTCGGCTTCATCACCGGGCTCCGCTTCTCGGCGATCATCGCCGCTGGCGGTCTCTTCTCCACCCTGGTGCTGGTGCCGCTCATCTACCACTTCGGCCAGCACGTCGGCGACTTGGCCATCCCGCCCGCACCGCTCCCCAATGTCCCCGAGCACATCGGGGACATGTCGGCCAACAACATCTTCCGGCTCTATGCCCAGCGTATCGGCGTCGGCGCCATGGCCGGCGCCGGCATCATCGGCATCCTCAGGAGCCTGCGCACCATCGTGAAGGCCTTTTCCCTCGGCTTCCAGCAGATCGCACGCCCCAAAGCGCACCTGGCGACCACGGTACGCACTGACCAGGACATGAAGATGAGCACGGTGATCGGTGCGATCGCGCTCACCCTCGTCGCGGTGCTGGTGTTCTTCTTCGTCCTCCTGCGTCAGGACCCGACGTCCGCCGCCAAGGCACCGCAGATCGCTTTCACCGGTCTCCTCATCGCCTTCGTCTTCTCCTTCCTGTTCACCACCGTGGCCGCCCTCGCTACCGCCATGACCGGCAACAACCCGATCTCGGGGATGACGCTCGTGACCCTCATCATCGGTTCGGCGGCGCTGGTGGGAGTGGGGCTGCAGGGCGACTTCGGCAAGTACGCGGCCATCGTCATGGGTGGCGTGGTGTGCTCGGCGCTCGCCATGAGCGGCGGCTTCGTCACCGACCTCAAGGTGGGCTTCTGGCTCGGGGCCACGCCGCGCTACCAGCAGATCTCCAAGCTCATCGGCACCCTGGTCGGGGCGCTGGGCGTGGCGCTCACGGTGCTCCTCATCCACCGGGCCTTCGGTTCCACCGATCCGGCCACCGGGCGCTTCGTCTCCGGCTTCACGAACAGCCAAGTGGTGCCGGCGCCGCAAGCCAATCTCTTCGCCACCATCCTCTCGGGCATCTTCGACAACCGACCGGTGACCTGGCTCTTGTACGGCGTGGGCCTGGCTCTCTCCGTGCTGCTGGTGATGATGAAGATCCCACCCCTCGCCTTCGCCATCGGCACCTATCTGCCGGTGCAGATCAACACGCCTCTCTTCATCGGCGGGCTGATCGCACACTTCGTGGGCCAGAGCAGCCGGGATGCTCAGGTCTCCGAGGAGCGCATGCGGCGCGGCACACTGCTCGCGAGCGGCTTCATCGCCGGCGGCTCGATCATGGGGGTCATCGGCGCCCTGCTCGTGCTCGCCAACTGGAAGCGCTTCATCGATCTGGCCATGGACGAACATCACGATCACCTCGGCCAGATCATCAGCATCGTCATGTTCACGGCGCTCTGCATCTTCCTGTACGTCAACTCGAAGCGAGCCCAGGTGAAGGGAAGCAGGGTTAGCAAAAACCGAGCACGGTGATTGTTTGAAGTGCTCGAACCGATGTGACGGCTCCGCTGGACTGGGACAGAAGAAGTGAGAGCGAAATCTCCGAAGAGCAAGAGCGCGAAAAGCGAGGCGATGGACCCGGCCTTCGCGCGCGTCGTCGAGGCCTTCGCCCGCGATCGTCAGGTCACCACCGGCAAGATGATGGCCTCGGTGGGGCTCAAGGTAAACGGCAAGATCTTCGCGATGATGGTGAAGGGGCGGTTCGTCGCCAAGCTATCCAAAGACCGGGTTGAGGAGCTCGTGCGCGCCGGAGTGGGAGAGCGGTTCGACCCTCGGGGTGACGGGCGTCTCATGAAGGAGTGGGTCGTCCTCACCGGAGCGAAGCCGCCCTGGATCGAGCTCGCGAGAGAGGCTCATCGCTTCGTGCGAGGCGAGAAGACGTGACGGAGAGGCCGCAGCCTCTGCGCGAGATCGTCCAGCCCTTCGTCGATCTGGTGCGGGCCCCGCGCGCCCTCTGGGGTGTGAACCTCAACTACCTCGTCGAGGGCTTCGTCTACTTCGGCATGGTCATCTACCTGGCGATGTACTTCAACGAGTACGTCGGCCTGGACGACCAGCGCGCCGGCTGGATGGTGGGCGCCCTGACCTCGGGGATCACCATCTCGATGTTCTTCTTCGGCGGCCGGGCCGACCGCTGGGGCGTGCGGCGGGCGCTCATCGTTTCCCTGCTCCTCATGCTCGCCGGGCGCATCGTCCTCGCCGCCGCGCCGAGCTCCGGCCTGCGCGGCGGCGCCATTCTCTCGCCGTTGAACGGCCTCTCGCTCGTCGCCATCCTGCTCGTGGTCCTCGGTTACGGCATCTACCAGCCTGCCGCCTACGCCGCGGCGCGGCAGTTCACCACGCCCGCCACCGCCAACATGGCCTATGCCATGCTCTACGCGGTGATGAACCTGGGTGGCTGGCTGCCGACCTTCATGTCCGCCATCCGCGAACGCTCCGGCATCCAGGGCGCCTACTGGTTTTACACCGCCTCGACTGGCCTCGGTCTCGTCCTCCTCCTGCTCGTTCTCACCCGCAACGCGGTGGCGCGCGGCGTGGCGGACGCCAGCGCCGTGACTGCGACTCCCGAGGGCCCTGTCACCGCAAACCCATCGAGGCCAGCGGCGACGGCATCGACGCCCGCCAGCGCCCCGACTCCTGCCGGTGCCGGATGGTCACGGCCCACGGCAGCGGCACGCGCCTGGCTCTGGCTCCGGCAACACCCGTTGGCGGATGCCAAATTCTCCTTTTTCATCTTCTGCCTCATCCCGGTGCAGACGCTCTTCGCCCACAACTGGCTCACGCTGCCACAATACGTGAGCCGCGCCTACGCCGGTTCCTGGGTGGGAGAGAAGTTCGAAACCGCGACCAATCTCAACTCTCTGCTCATCTTCGTTCTCTGTCCGCTGGTGGCGGCGATGACGAGGCAAACGAAGGTCTACCCCATGATGATCGTCGGCACGGCGATCATGGCGGTGCCGACCTTCTTTCTCGCCTTGGGCCCGACGGTGTGGGCGCTCTTCGCCTACATCGTCGTCATGACCATCGGCGAAGCCATCTGGCAACCGCGCTTCTTGCAATACGCCGCCGAGATCGCCCCGCCAGGCCGCACCGGTGCTTACATGGGCGTGGCCCAGTTCCCCTGGTTCCTCACCAAGATGCTGGTGCCGTTCTATTCCGGCTGG
This window harbors:
- a CDS encoding TfoX/Sxy family protein, which encodes MDPAFARVVEAFARDRQVTTGKMMASVGLKVNGKIFAMMVKGRFVAKLSKDRVEELVRAGVGERFDPRGDGRLMKEWVVLTGAKPPWIELAREAHRFVRGEKT
- a CDS encoding MFS transporter, yielding MTERPQPLREIVQPFVDLVRAPRALWGVNLNYLVEGFVYFGMVIYLAMYFNEYVGLDDQRAGWMVGALTSGITISMFFFGGRADRWGVRRALIVSLLLMLAGRIVLAAAPSSGLRGGAILSPLNGLSLVAILLVVLGYGIYQPAAYAAARQFTTPATANMAYAMLYAVMNLGGWLPTFMSAIRERSGIQGAYWFYTASTGLGLVLLLLVLTRNAVARGVADASAVTATPEGPVTANPSRPAATASTPASAPTPAGAGWSRPTAAARAWLWLRQHPLADAKFSFFIFCLIPVQTLFAHNWLTLPQYVSRAYAGSWVGEKFETATNLNSLLIFVLCPLVAAMTRQTKVYPMMIVGTAIMAVPTFFLALGPTVWALFAYIVVMTIGEAIWQPRFLQYAAEIAPPGRTGAYMGVAQFPWFLTKMLVPFYSGWFLQRYCPDPATGLPQNTRTLWLIYGCIAISSTLFLVLARNWVGKDFKSKA
- a CDS encoding oligopeptide transporter, OPT family, producing MTPSPKGPPRGERKRQLSPAAYRELQPGETFEPYIAANENIPQFTTRAVLLGIVMTLVFSVAATYSGLKVAQVFEAAIPISILSVGLAGLFRSRRNTILENVIVQSIGGASGLVVAGSIFTLPALYIMDVAPGTGPMLLTMFIVAVLGSLLGLMFLIPLRRYFVVEQHGKLPFPEATAINEVFVTGETGGEQARTLVMAAVVGGVYDFLATTVRAWSELINFQFLPFMRKLAETTKATLAVDGVSLILGLGFITGLRFSAIIAAGGLFSTLVLVPLIYHFGQHVGDLAIPPAPLPNVPEHIGDMSANNIFRLYAQRIGVGAMAGAGIIGILRSLRTIVKAFSLGFQQIARPKAHLATTVRTDQDMKMSTVIGAIALTLVAVLVFFFVLLRQDPTSAAKAPQIAFTGLLIAFVFSFLFTTVAALATAMTGNNPISGMTLVTLIIGSAALVGVGLQGDFGKYAAIVMGGVVCSALAMSGGFVTDLKVGFWLGATPRYQQISKLIGTLVGALGVALTVLLIHRAFGSTDPATGRFVSGFTNSQVVPAPQANLFATILSGIFDNRPVTWLLYGVGLALSVLLVMMKIPPLAFAIGTYLPVQINTPLFIGGLIAHFVGQSSRDAQVSEERMRRGTLLASGFIAGGSIMGVIGALLVLANWKRFIDLAMDEHHDHLGQIISIVMFTALCIFLYVNSKRAQVKGSRVSKNRAR